In Dehalococcoidia bacterium, a single window of DNA contains:
- a CDS encoding NHL repeat-containing protein: MVASAAQTASKILEYSLTVGMSVMEGRGFYYPVDTLPTSHGRLYVVNRSVDGVERGVRVTMCDINSDYYGTFGAAGNGDGQFVQACGIAEDSQGRVYIADEYANRVSVFDLEGNFLSNWGTTGNAEGELDGPSSVAVGPNDTVYVSDTHNHRVQRFTASGASIDSFGSQGTGDGEFDLPWGLAVAPDGDVYVADWGNDRVQRFTATGDYVATYGYSGRGDGELRRPSSVVVDERGLVYVADWGNERVQVFGPGGEFVQKLRGEATESEWAKIFLGVNKEEAAARSRADLEPDIELYDPDDPHEESSHFEKLFWSPVSVKLDGEGRLYVTESNRHRIQIYQRAS, translated from the coding sequence TTGGTTGCCAGTGCAGCACAGACAGCGTCCAAGATTCTCGAGTACAGCCTGACCGTAGGGATGTCAGTGATGGAGGGACGCGGCTTCTACTACCCTGTGGACACGCTCCCCACGTCGCATGGGCGTCTGTATGTCGTCAACCGGTCGGTCGACGGCGTCGAACGTGGTGTGCGGGTGACCATGTGTGACATCAACAGCGATTATTACGGTACGTTCGGGGCCGCCGGCAATGGCGACGGTCAGTTTGTCCAAGCCTGCGGTATTGCTGAGGACAGCCAGGGAAGAGTCTACATCGCCGACGAGTACGCTAATCGAGTTTCTGTGTTCGACCTCGAAGGCAACTTCCTGTCGAACTGGGGAACGACCGGCAACGCTGAGGGCGAGTTGGATGGGCCATCAAGCGTGGCCGTGGGACCCAACGACACAGTGTACGTCTCAGACACGCACAATCACCGCGTGCAGCGGTTCACGGCAAGCGGCGCTTCGATCGACAGCTTTGGCTCTCAAGGCACCGGCGACGGCGAGTTTGATTTACCGTGGGGGCTGGCGGTGGCTCCGGATGGCGATGTGTATGTAGCCGACTGGGGAAACGACAGGGTGCAGAGGTTTACGGCAACCGGAGACTATGTGGCGACCTACGGCTATTCTGGAAGGGGCGATGGAGAGCTGAGACGGCCGTCCAGCGTAGTGGTCGACGAGAGGGGCCTGGTATACGTCGCCGACTGGGGGAACGAACGAGTGCAGGTCTTCGGACCTGGCGGAGAGTTTGTCCAGAAGCTCCGAGGTGAGGCCACAGAGTCGGAGTGGGCCAAGATCTTTCTTGGCGTGAACAAGGAAGAAGCCGCGGCCAGGAGCCGTGCCGATCTGGAACCCGACATCGAACTATACGACCCTGACGACCCGCACGAAGAGTCGTCTCACTTCGAGAAGCTGTTCTGGTCTCCTGTGTCAGTAAAGCTGGACGGCGAAGGTCGGCTGTACGTCACGGAGAGCAACCGCCACCGCATCCAGATCTACCAGCGGGCGTCGTAG
- a CDS encoding nitronate monooxygenase: MARPVLKTALCDLLNVEYPICLAGMGGRWTPPELVAAVSNAGGLGVMGGSGIQVDELRQRIRKVRELTDKPFGVDLLLPVVTGSVERGGSDGQQESEVDAVRRQYPRHAEFVDTLMAEFGLDRVDPPPPPKEIGIALARSQVDMILEEDVQVFAAALGDPGWMVPQAHDKGVIVMGLAGSVRNAQRQIAAGVDIVVAQGTEAGGHTGRIATMPLVPQIVDAISPKPVVAAGGIANGRGIVASLALGAEGAWLGTAFLAAKECGIYPQQQQSIIRGRSEDFQISRSFTGKTARQYQGPIVQAWAASGLEPLDMPLQGVLMSTFNQAAEKAQRYDLVFNPAGQGAGMVNEARPAADIMADLVDETVSVLNEVKERVTI, encoded by the coding sequence ATGGCCCGACCAGTCCTCAAGACCGCACTCTGCGACCTGCTGAACGTTGAGTACCCCATCTGCCTTGCCGGTATGGGGGGAAGATGGACCCCTCCCGAACTGGTAGCCGCCGTATCGAATGCTGGCGGTCTCGGGGTGATGGGAGGATCAGGCATACAGGTCGACGAGCTTCGTCAGCGCATCCGCAAGGTCAGAGAGCTGACAGACAAGCCCTTCGGCGTTGACCTGTTGCTTCCCGTTGTCACAGGCTCGGTCGAACGCGGGGGCAGTGATGGACAGCAGGAGTCCGAGGTCGACGCAGTCCGCAGGCAGTATCCCAGACACGCCGAGTTCGTCGACACGCTGATGGCGGAGTTCGGACTCGACCGGGTCGACCCACCTCCACCTCCCAAAGAAATTGGAATTGCCCTTGCCCGAAGCCAGGTAGACATGATCCTGGAAGAGGATGTGCAGGTCTTCGCGGCCGCACTTGGAGACCCCGGCTGGATGGTGCCCCAGGCGCACGACAAGGGTGTGATTGTGATGGGACTCGCCGGCAGTGTCCGCAATGCCCAGCGCCAGATCGCCGCTGGAGTTGACATCGTTGTCGCGCAGGGCACTGAGGCCGGCGGACACACGGGACGAATCGCCACCATGCCACTGGTGCCGCAGATAGTCGACGCGATATCTCCGAAACCGGTCGTTGCAGCCGGGGGCATCGCCAATGGACGGGGTATAGTCGCATCACTAGCCCTGGGCGCTGAGGGAGCCTGGCTTGGTACCGCGTTCCTTGCAGCCAAGGAGTGCGGAATCTACCCGCAGCAGCAGCAGTCCATCATCAGAGGACGCTCCGAGGACTTCCAGATTTCAAGGTCATTCACGGGGAAGACCGCACGCCAGTACCAAGGGCCGATTGTGCAGGCGTGGGCAGCGTCAGGGCTGGAACCGCTCGATATGCCGCTCCAGGGCGTTCTGATGTCCACTTTCAACCAGGCAGCCGAGAAGGCCCAGCGTTACGACCTTGTCTTCAACCCGGCAGGGCAGGGTGCAGGCATGGTCAATGAGGCACGCCCAGCTGCCGACATCATGGCCGACCTAGTGGACGAGACCGTGTCAGTCTTGAACGAGGTGAAAGAGCGCGTGACGATCTAG
- a CDS encoding tryptophan 7-halogenase yields MTEVMSLTDNYDAVVIGGGPGGSSAATLLAKRGWRVALLERERFPRQHVGESLLPASMPVLEELGVLDKVEAAGFPKKWGATMLWGREPEPWSWYFSETNRTYPHAYQVWRPTFDKILLDNARTAGVHVHEGCQVTGVDCGADQVSSLSYRTDDGASGTIEAEWIVDASGQSAIVGRALGLRRWDERFRNMAVFGYFGGSARLPEPDNSNIFIESYEDGWVWNIPLWKGLSSVGIVVDSAQGASGIAEYSVDGYFRRQLDSTSLSSKMLSSARLTDGPHVVKDWSYTSTQTVGEGWILVGDAACFVDPLFSSGVHLAMMSAVMAAAYLDACRNDPSMRGPAARVYQELYHTEYSHFRELAALFYASNRTVESYFWESRRILGEPEDDEARKSFVRAVAGQSARGYERAVLSKGALPEEFSSSVRALESERQEKAKGFGANTALEDVPALARGATVDRRPIFAEGQFQWSDVLISPQRPEGVAVSPFVASLVCEIDGSRSVRRIVESIGVRASGQLDEDSVAQAVLSTLKILTVDGLVDKRARNPRV; encoded by the coding sequence GTGACGGAGGTGATGTCGCTCACCGACAACTATGATGCCGTCGTAATCGGCGGTGGGCCAGGCGGAAGCAGCGCCGCTACACTGCTTGCCAAGAGAGGTTGGCGAGTCGCCCTGCTGGAGCGCGAGCGTTTTCCCCGTCAACACGTCGGTGAGTCCCTGCTACCCGCCTCCATGCCTGTGCTGGAAGAGCTGGGCGTGCTCGACAAGGTGGAGGCAGCAGGATTCCCCAAGAAGTGGGGAGCGACCATGCTTTGGGGACGAGAGCCGGAGCCCTGGAGCTGGTACTTCAGCGAGACCAACCGGACGTATCCTCACGCCTACCAGGTGTGGCGTCCGACCTTCGACAAGATACTCCTGGACAATGCTCGTACTGCTGGTGTTCACGTCCACGAAGGCTGCCAGGTCACTGGCGTTGACTGCGGCGCTGATCAGGTCAGTTCACTTAGCTATCGCACAGACGACGGGGCCAGCGGGACGATCGAAGCTGAGTGGATAGTCGACGCGAGTGGGCAGTCTGCCATTGTGGGACGGGCTCTTGGACTGCGTCGGTGGGATGAGCGCTTCCGGAATATGGCCGTCTTTGGGTACTTCGGGGGATCGGCGCGTCTGCCGGAGCCGGACAACAGCAACATCTTCATAGAGTCGTACGAGGACGGCTGGGTATGGAACATTCCGCTGTGGAAAGGACTGAGCAGCGTCGGGATAGTCGTCGACTCTGCACAGGGCGCATCCGGCATCGCGGAATATAGTGTCGATGGCTACTTCAGGAGACAGCTGGATTCCACATCACTGAGCAGCAAGATGCTGTCGAGCGCACGTCTGACAGATGGGCCGCACGTAGTCAAAGACTGGTCTTACACATCGACTCAGACAGTTGGCGAGGGGTGGATTCTCGTTGGCGACGCCGCGTGCTTCGTCGATCCGCTCTTCTCGTCGGGAGTCCATCTTGCGATGATGTCGGCTGTCATGGCTGCCGCCTACCTGGACGCTTGCCGCAACGATCCTTCCATGCGCGGCCCGGCGGCTCGCGTGTACCAGGAGCTGTATCACACGGAGTACAGCCACTTCCGCGAACTGGCAGCACTCTTCTACGCGAGCAACAGGACAGTGGAGTCCTACTTCTGGGAAAGTCGTCGCATACTGGGAGAGCCCGAAGACGACGAGGCTCGGAAGTCGTTCGTTCGTGCCGTTGCCGGGCAGTCCGCAAGGGGCTACGAACGGGCTGTGCTGTCCAAGGGGGCCCTACCTGAGGAGTTCAGTAGTTCGGTTAGAGCACTGGAGTCTGAGAGACAGGAGAAGGCAAAGGGCTTCGGTGCTAATACAGCCCTTGAAGACGTACCGGCCTTGGCGCGAGGCGCGACGGTTGATCGGAGGCCAATTTTCGCTGAGGGACAGTTCCAATGGAGCGATGTGCTCATCAGTCCTCAGCGTCCTGAAGGCGTCGCGGTCAGCCCATTCGTTGCCAGCCTTGTCTGTGAGATCGATGGAAGCAGAAGCGTACGCCGAATCGTGGAGAGCATTGGCGTAAGGGCATCCGGGCAGTTGGATGAAGATAGCGTTGCCCAGGCTGTCCTCAGCACGCTGAAGATCCTGACGGTTGACGGCTTGGTCGACAAACGGGCTCGCAACCCTCGCGTCTGA
- a CDS encoding DUF1800 domain-containing protein, with product MVVSTKTDTNLIAHLLRRAAFGGSRDEIEEWAERGYEAAVNDLINPSEPEWAEVFLARRFHFEQSGMLTPQGGPAHWLYRMITTKAPLHEKVALFWHGIFATGYPKVIHGKALSDQIRTFRLHGMGRFDNLLLELAKDPAMIVWLDNQDNHKDAINENWGRELLELFSMGVGNYSEDDIKECARAFTGWTLGNTEYMVLRSMRDSDWPYGRIAWHFEFREDDHDDGEKTFLGNTGNLNGEDIIRIICEQEATARFIARHMYHFFVADEPPVPSWPYTPPRDPEAIDILAQAYFDNDHSIKAMLETLLNSDSFKSEDVRYEKVKGPAEFVTGVLRLTNEFDRPRREILDRYFQTNFMGQMLTNPPSVEGWHQGVEWVDTGTLIERINFASEQLGDESKAGVRRMVDSIISADPDPSPDDLVALCLENLGAIAISDATRGVLRKRAEMGEHSRNKVLEMLRLTAATHDFQRA from the coding sequence ATGGTAGTGAGCACCAAGACTGACACCAACCTGATTGCGCATCTGCTGCGGCGGGCAGCCTTCGGAGGCAGTCGTGACGAGATAGAGGAATGGGCGGAACGAGGCTACGAGGCTGCCGTCAATGACCTCATCAATCCGTCCGAGCCTGAGTGGGCTGAGGTGTTCCTCGCAAGGCGGTTCCACTTTGAGCAGTCCGGGATGCTGACACCCCAGGGTGGGCCGGCACACTGGCTGTACCGGATGATCACGACCAAGGCGCCCCTTCACGAAAAAGTGGCGCTGTTCTGGCACGGAATCTTTGCCACCGGATACCCGAAGGTCATTCACGGAAAGGCGCTGTCCGACCAGATCAGGACGTTCAGACTGCACGGCATGGGCCGCTTCGACAATCTGCTGCTGGAGCTTGCCAAAGACCCAGCGATGATCGTGTGGCTTGACAACCAGGACAACCACAAGGATGCGATCAACGAGAACTGGGGTCGAGAGCTACTCGAGCTCTTCTCCATGGGAGTCGGGAACTACTCCGAGGATGACATCAAGGAGTGCGCGCGGGCGTTCACAGGCTGGACGCTTGGCAACACCGAGTACATGGTGCTGCGCTCGATGCGGGACTCGGACTGGCCATACGGCCGAATCGCATGGCACTTCGAGTTCAGAGAAGACGACCACGACGACGGAGAGAAGACCTTCCTGGGTAATACGGGCAACCTTAACGGTGAAGACATCATCAGGATCATCTGCGAGCAGGAGGCGACCGCGCGATTCATCGCCAGGCACATGTACCACTTCTTCGTAGCCGATGAGCCGCCGGTGCCCTCGTGGCCATACACTCCTCCAAGGGATCCCGAAGCAATCGACATCCTGGCTCAGGCCTATTTCGACAACGACCACAGCATCAAGGCCATGCTGGAAACCCTGCTCAACTCGGACTCCTTCAAGTCTGAAGACGTTCGTTACGAAAAGGTGAAGGGCCCGGCTGAGTTCGTCACGGGTGTGTTAAGGCTCACGAACGAGTTCGACCGTCCCAGGCGCGAGATCCTGGACAGGTACTTCCAGACCAACTTCATGGGACAGATGTTGACAAATCCCCCCAGCGTCGAGGGCTGGCACCAGGGTGTTGAGTGGGTAGATACAGGAACCCTGATCGAGCGGATCAACTTCGCATCCGAGCAACTCGGGGATGAGTCCAAGGCAGGTGTGCGGAGGATGGTGGACTCGATCATTAGCGCAGATCCCGATCCCTCCCCTGACGACCTGGTTGCCCTGTGCCTCGAGAATCTGGGGGCGATCGCAATCTCTGATGCGACCCGAGGAGTTCTTCGCAAGCGTGCGGAAATGGGCGAGCACTCCAGGAACAAGGTCTTAGAGATGCTCAGACTGACCGCCGCGACGCACGATTTCCAGAGGGCGTGA
- a CDS encoding CoA transferase: MDKALAGVKIVDLSRVQAGPSCAQLLGFLGADVIKVEDTTGGDSTRWELAARDDQDSVYFTIFNGNKRAITLNLKTERGREIFTKLVEWADVVLENFSNGVMERLGFSYDRLKEINPGVIYATIKGFGTWGPYSDYKSYELAAQATAGLMAVTGYPDGPPMSVGVGAGDSGTGLHMAIGILAALRQRDNTGEGQKVEVSMQDGVLNLMRISMIHPLGKGEWGGRPGTRGWSAVPQVFRCAPGGPDDYVMINVRGAMLELILALIGREDLLADERYSEAEFQGQHADEILAVIEEWTMQRSKTEAFKTLAAAGAWCGPVLTPLEVLENEHLEAREMLVTVEDSDRGDYRMIGCPVKLEKSPVTVEAAPQYSEHTDELLTEMFGVSPEELPTLREQGVIV; the protein is encoded by the coding sequence ATGGACAAGGCACTCGCCGGAGTCAAAATCGTAGATCTGAGCCGGGTGCAGGCTGGGCCATCGTGCGCTCAGCTCCTGGGCTTCCTGGGAGCCGACGTAATCAAGGTCGAGGACACCACAGGTGGCGACAGTACACGCTGGGAACTCGCCGCGCGGGACGACCAGGACAGCGTCTACTTCACGATCTTCAACGGCAACAAACGTGCCATCACGCTGAATCTTAAGACCGAGCGGGGACGCGAGATCTTCACGAAGCTGGTCGAGTGGGCGGACGTGGTACTGGAGAATTTCTCTAATGGCGTAATGGAGCGCCTGGGGTTCAGTTACGATCGTCTTAAGGAGATCAATCCGGGTGTAATCTACGCCACGATCAAGGGTTTCGGCACCTGGGGACCATACTCAGACTACAAGTCTTACGAACTAGCTGCGCAGGCTACGGCAGGACTGATGGCCGTAACGGGCTACCCGGACGGTCCTCCGATGTCGGTCGGAGTTGGTGCCGGCGACTCTGGTACGGGCCTGCACATGGCTATCGGCATCCTGGCCGCGCTCAGGCAGAGAGACAACACTGGTGAGGGGCAGAAGGTAGAAGTGTCGATGCAGGACGGCGTGCTGAACCTGATGCGCATCAGCATGATCCACCCCCTGGGCAAGGGTGAGTGGGGAGGCCGACCGGGTACGCGTGGATGGAGCGCCGTTCCACAGGTGTTCAGATGCGCGCCAGGCGGACCGGACGACTACGTGATGATCAACGTCCGGGGAGCGATGCTGGAACTGATCCTAGCGCTCATCGGTCGCGAGGACCTGCTTGCGGATGAACGATACTCTGAGGCCGAGTTCCAGGGTCAGCACGCGGACGAGATCCTGGCCGTTATCGAGGAGTGGACGATGCAGCGCTCCAAGACGGAGGCGTTCAAGACGCTCGCCGCGGCCGGAGCGTGGTGCGGACCGGTCCTGACTCCGCTCGAAGTGCTGGAGAACGAGCACCTGGAAGCACGCGAAATGCTGGTGACGGTGGAGGACTCGGACCGGGGCGACTATCGGATGATTGGCTGTCCGGTGAAACTGGAGAAGTCGCCAGTCACGGTCGAAGCTGCGCCCCAATACTCCGAGCACACAGACGAGCTACTGACAGAGATGTTCGGTGTATCGCCGGAGGAATTGCCGACGCTCCGGGAGCAGGGCGTAATCGTCTAG
- a CDS encoding DUF192 domain-containing protein — translation MSLVQVAISLGVLIGIACADSSGPSGPAVAIGASWFEVEIAATSQERSRGLSGRESLPDSTGMLFVYDSARTPSFWMKEMLIPLDFVWIGDNCSVVDLHTDVPPPPQGTASGSLPTYRPGSPVRYVLEINAGKVAELGIQVGDPVRFEGIDVSGVGCQ, via the coding sequence GTGTCCCTGGTCCAAGTTGCCATCTCACTCGGCGTACTAATAGGCATTGCATGTGCTGATTCGAGTGGGCCGAGTGGACCAGCTGTCGCAATAGGTGCCTCGTGGTTTGAAGTGGAGATTGCGGCGACATCCCAGGAGCGCAGTCGCGGATTGTCCGGCCGGGAGAGTCTCCCGGACTCGACTGGTATGCTCTTCGTCTATGATTCAGCCAGAACTCCAAGCTTCTGGATGAAGGAGATGCTGATTCCGCTGGATTTCGTGTGGATAGGAGACAACTGCAGCGTGGTGGACCTACACACCGATGTGCCTCCCCCGCCGCAAGGAACGGCCTCCGGGTCCCTTCCAACCTACCGGCCCGGCAGTCCTGTCAGGTATGTGCTCGAGATCAACGCTGGGAAAGTCGCCGAATTGGGTATCCAGGTTGGCGACCCCGTGCGTTTTGAAGGCATAGACGTGTCTGGAGTTGGCTGCCAGTGA
- a CDS encoding endonuclease MutS2, which produces MHPLNTPESESDQAAELEDLRASALSLLDFDEIRLRLADQTTFHEARRLALEIEPSFDPHEVGRLQDETADACALLEEIDDLSLDSDSDTTELVTRAALGGILSGGELLAVAGSLEVHSRARNSISRASRIAPLMADLASVIPDLRELRRQIRSKINVRGDVADDATPSLRALRSQVRSAHERVTEALQQFIGSNTGRDALQEPIISVRGDRLVVPVRADRRHRVAGIVHDASNTGATVFVEPFTTVELCNDWRELALEEEREVTRVLRDLSTLVGAVADDIRIANRTTAKLDLALARARYSRRLDAVTPATAAAGQRLRLIRARHPLLEDDVVPLTAHIGPDWSALVITGPNTGGKTVAMKTAGLAALMHQSGLRVPADEGSALPVFDGVFADIGDQQSISDSVSTFGSHILNVGKILRHAGPQSLVLLDELGTSTDPEEGSALAKAVISHLANSGAATIVTTHHRSVAAFADTSDGMLNASFQLDPDTLAPTYEMTIGTPGRSYAMAVAERLGLPSEILEEARNLIEPQHLLFEDWLTELQRERQQLLTNVEEASKARAEVESLREELEKQVDFLVNHRDDLMESTRRSILQRFQEISRRLDGAEASLRWGVPAVAGGSPPPTYDRVERIRRDLASVEVPERAPVQRVQPVSRPLQEGDKVFVRGMNLTGEIVEIHRQSDEAEVSIGRVRVTVDLHRLSRVDSDHDDDPEADTPRVTTDVSPPMQSIELDIRGMRAADAQVNLDEFLDRAILDGASKLRVIHGRGSGVLRNVVRDHLRYHRSVSDFGPEPRERGGNGATWVQMA; this is translated from the coding sequence TTGCATCCCTTGAATACCCCTGAGTCGGAGAGTGATCAGGCCGCCGAGCTTGAAGACCTGCGCGCGTCTGCACTCAGCCTCCTGGACTTCGATGAGATACGCCTACGGCTCGCTGACCAGACCACGTTCCACGAAGCCAGACGACTTGCTCTTGAGATAGAGCCGTCTTTCGACCCACACGAAGTTGGGAGACTCCAGGACGAAACTGCCGACGCCTGCGCACTGCTTGAGGAGATCGACGACCTGAGTCTGGATTCGGACTCAGACACCACCGAGCTTGTAACGCGAGCTGCCCTCGGAGGCATACTCAGCGGCGGGGAACTTCTGGCAGTCGCCGGATCGCTGGAGGTGCACAGCAGGGCTCGAAACTCGATCTCGAGGGCCAGTCGGATAGCGCCACTTATGGCGGACCTGGCCAGCGTGATTCCCGATCTCAGAGAGCTGCGACGGCAGATACGCTCGAAGATCAATGTCAGGGGCGATGTTGCGGACGACGCTACTCCATCCCTGCGAGCACTGCGAAGCCAGGTGCGATCAGCCCACGAACGTGTCACAGAGGCGCTGCAGCAGTTCATCGGCTCGAATACCGGTAGGGACGCTCTCCAGGAGCCGATAATCTCGGTACGGGGAGACAGACTCGTCGTACCCGTGAGGGCTGACAGGCGGCATCGCGTTGCAGGCATCGTCCACGATGCGTCAAATACCGGCGCAACGGTGTTCGTTGAGCCTTTCACGACCGTTGAACTCTGCAACGACTGGCGTGAGCTGGCCCTGGAAGAGGAGCGAGAGGTCACTCGCGTGCTCCGGGACCTGTCGACTCTCGTAGGCGCTGTTGCTGACGACATCAGGATTGCCAACCGGACCACGGCAAAACTTGACCTCGCACTTGCGCGGGCCAGGTACAGCAGGCGACTGGACGCGGTCACCCCTGCCACAGCTGCGGCTGGACAACGACTCCGACTCATCCGAGCGAGGCATCCGCTGCTGGAAGACGACGTCGTGCCGCTGACGGCCCACATAGGGCCCGACTGGTCAGCACTCGTGATAACCGGACCAAACACAGGGGGAAAGACTGTCGCAATGAAGACCGCGGGGCTGGCAGCGCTGATGCACCAGTCGGGTCTGAGAGTGCCCGCCGATGAAGGTAGCGCGCTGCCGGTGTTCGATGGCGTTTTCGCGGACATCGGCGACCAGCAGAGCATCTCGGACTCCGTATCGACGTTCGGGTCGCACATCCTCAACGTAGGGAAGATTCTCCGCCATGCGGGACCACAGTCGCTCGTCCTGCTCGATGAGTTGGGTACCAGCACCGACCCGGAAGAGGGTTCAGCCCTGGCAAAGGCGGTGATTTCACACCTGGCGAACAGCGGAGCGGCAACGATAGTGACAACCCACCACAGGAGCGTGGCCGCTTTCGCCGACACATCGGACGGCATGTTGAACGCGAGCTTCCAGCTCGACCCGGACACGCTGGCGCCGACCTACGAAATGACCATAGGAACGCCTGGCAGGAGCTACGCGATGGCGGTTGCGGAGCGCCTGGGGCTTCCGAGTGAAATCCTGGAGGAGGCTCGAAACCTCATCGAGCCGCAGCACCTGCTGTTCGAGGACTGGTTGACCGAACTGCAGCGCGAGCGACAGCAGCTACTGACAAACGTCGAGGAGGCTTCCAAAGCACGTGCCGAGGTGGAGTCGCTGCGTGAGGAGTTGGAGAAGCAGGTCGACTTTCTTGTCAATCACAGGGACGACCTGATGGAGTCCACCCGGAGGAGCATCCTTCAGCGGTTCCAGGAGATAAGCCGAAGACTCGACGGCGCCGAGGCGTCGCTGCGATGGGGAGTCCCAGCAGTGGCGGGCGGCAGTCCTCCTCCGACGTATGACCGTGTGGAGCGTATTCGCCGCGACCTGGCCTCCGTCGAAGTCCCCGAGAGGGCCCCGGTACAGCGGGTGCAGCCTGTGTCTCGTCCCCTGCAAGAGGGGGACAAGGTGTTCGTCAGGGGCATGAACCTCACCGGAGAGATCGTTGAGATACACCGGCAGAGCGACGAGGCGGAGGTCAGCATAGGCCGAGTGCGAGTAACCGTCGACCTTCACAGGCTGTCGCGAGTGGACAGTGACCATGACGATGACCCTGAAGCAGACACTCCTCGCGTGACGACGGATGTCTCACCGCCTATGCAGAGCATCGAGCTGGACATCCGGGGAATGCGAGCAGCTGACGCGCAGGTTAACCTGGACGAATTCCTGGATCGCGCCATTCTCGATGGAGCCTCCAAGCTAAGGGTGATCCACGGACGCGGCTCAGGCGTGCTGAGAAATGTGGTACGTGACCACCTTCGTTACCATCGGTCGGTCAGCGACTTTGGACCTGAGCCCAGGGAGCGTGGCGGCAACGGCGCGACCTGGGTCCAGATGGCGTGA
- the fmt gene encoding methionyl-tRNA formyltransferase has protein sequence MSYPILRVVFMGTPAFAVPSLDALLRRGHDVVGVFTQPDRRAGRGRRLRPSPVKEFAEQHNLPVFQPASLRNSPEACDQLAALEADAIVVAAYGLFLPKVVLETPEYGCLNIHPSLLPKFRGPSPVISAILEGEETSGVTIMLLDEGMDTGPLLAQESVVIGNDETSDKLTNRLFDLGADLLVQTLDEWVSGNITPSSQDDHEATITRLLKREDGLIDWSESAIEIERRIRAFTPWPGTFTSWNGSTLKVLRGKVIPEDCQAEPGTVCIDQGDRVLVSTGAGALKLLEVQLEGRPRSRSADFARGQRDFIGSVLGG, from the coding sequence GTGAGCTATCCAATACTCAGAGTTGTGTTCATGGGCACGCCGGCCTTTGCGGTACCGTCGCTGGATGCCCTGCTCAGGCGCGGGCACGATGTCGTCGGCGTGTTCACTCAACCGGACAGGCGAGCCGGCAGGGGCCGAAGGCTCAGGCCCTCTCCGGTGAAGGAGTTTGCCGAGCAGCACAACCTGCCGGTTTTCCAGCCTGCGTCGCTCAGGAACAGTCCAGAGGCATGTGATCAGCTCGCTGCACTGGAAGCGGACGCTATCGTTGTCGCCGCATACGGGCTGTTCCTCCCGAAGGTCGTGCTGGAGACTCCCGAGTATGGATGCTTGAACATCCATCCGTCCCTGCTGCCTAAGTTCCGGGGCCCATCGCCTGTAATCTCAGCGATCCTCGAAGGAGAAGAGACGAGTGGCGTCACCATCATGCTCCTTGACGAGGGAATGGACACCGGGCCCCTTCTGGCCCAAGAGAGTGTTGTCATCGGTAATGACGAGACATCTGACAAGCTGACAAATCGACTCTTCGATCTTGGAGCCGATCTTCTGGTACAGACCCTCGACGAGTGGGTCAGCGGAAATATCACCCCGTCCAGCCAGGACGACCATGAGGCGACGATTACGCGGCTCCTGAAACGCGAAGACGGCCTCATAGACTGGTCAGAGTCAGCGATCGAGATTGAGCGCAGGATCAGGGCGTTCACTCCCTGGCCAGGAACCTTCACTTCCTGGAACGGCAGTACGCTAAAGGTCTTGCGAGGTAAGGTCATTCCAGAAGACTGTCAGGCCGAACCGGGCACAGTGTGTATCGATCAGGGAGATCGAGTGCTCGTCTCAACCGGCGCGGGTGCTCTGAAACTGCTGGAAGTCCAATTGGAGGGTCGTCCCAGGTCCAGGTCCGCGGACTTCGCACGAGGTCAGCGTGACTTCATCGGCTCCGTACTCGGGGGCTGA